One window of Medicago truncatula cultivar Jemalong A17 chromosome 2, MtrunA17r5.0-ANR, whole genome shotgun sequence genomic DNA carries:
- the LOC11417602 gene encoding dnaJ homolog subfamily B member 8 isoform X1 has protein sequence MHGLTMFLSLSSTLQFLQPSSCFQNQTSSSISMASFKPNHRRCVLNYSNCYTNKKQHGRGGNRMRVIVRAKRGESPYEVLGLSPSASVNEIKKAYRKLALKYHPDVNKEDNAQEKFLRIKHAYNTLLNSSSRRKYDSGNRGSNSSQRSQSWNQQVEEEFYGLGNFLRDVQITIGDFFKDLQEEFKNWEASAASQGKPKSLWEELSEIGEEFVEFLEKELNIVDSNDNPQGGNSSNLYETETPSNSTQGGANVEDNLDEIEATLARLKKELGL, from the exons ATGCATGGATTAACTATGttcctttctctttcttccacTCTTCAATTTCTTCAACCATCTTCATGCTTCCAAAACCAAACGAGTTCTTCAATTTCTATGGCTAGTTTCAAACCCAACCATAGAAGATGTGTGCTCAATTATTCAAACTGTTACACCAACAAAAAGCAGCATGGAAGAGGTGGCAATAGAATGAGGGTAATTGTGAGAGCAAAGCGTGGTGAGTCTCCTTATGAAGTTCTTGGTTTGTCTCCATCTGCATCTGTGAATGAAATCAAAAAGGCTTATAGGAAACTTGCGCTTAAGTATCATCCTGATGTTAATAAAGAG GACAATGCACAGGAGAAATTTTTGAGGATAAAACATGCATACAATACATTGCTAAATTCTAGTTCCCGCAGAAAGTATGATTCTGGAAATCGTGGTTCTAACTCTTCTCAAAGAAGCCAGAGTTGGAATCAACAAGTTGAAGAAGAATTTTATGGATTAG GTAATTTTTTGagagatgttcaaataacaataG GAGACTTCTTTAAGGATCTTCAAGAAGAATTCAAGAACTGGGAAGCCAGTGCGGCTTCACAAGGAAAGCCGAAGAGCTTATGGGAGGAGTTGTCG GAAATAGGCGAAGAATTTGTGGAGTTCCTCGAGAAAGAACTCAATATTGTTGATTCAAATGACAATCCTCAGGGAGGAAATTCATCTAATTTATATGAAACAGAGACACCAAGTAACAGCACTCAAGGTGGAGCTAACGTTGAGGATAACCTTGATGAAATAGAAGCAACTCTAGCTAGGTTAAAAAAGGAGTTAGGCTTATAG
- the LOC11417602 gene encoding chaperone protein DnaJ isoform X2 encodes MHGLTMFLSLSSTLQFLQPSSCFQNQTSSSISMASFKPNHRRCVLNYSNCYTNKKQHGRGGNRMRVIVRAKRGESPYEVLGLSPSASVNEIKKAYRKLALKYHPDVNKEDNAQEKFLRIKHAYNTLLNSSSRRKYDSGNRGSNSSQRSQSWNQQVEEEFYGLGDFFKDLQEEFKNWEASAASQGKPKSLWEELSEIGEEFVEFLEKELNIVDSNDNPQGGNSSNLYETETPSNSTQGGANVEDNLDEIEATLARLKKELGL; translated from the exons ATGCATGGATTAACTATGttcctttctctttcttccacTCTTCAATTTCTTCAACCATCTTCATGCTTCCAAAACCAAACGAGTTCTTCAATTTCTATGGCTAGTTTCAAACCCAACCATAGAAGATGTGTGCTCAATTATTCAAACTGTTACACCAACAAAAAGCAGCATGGAAGAGGTGGCAATAGAATGAGGGTAATTGTGAGAGCAAAGCGTGGTGAGTCTCCTTATGAAGTTCTTGGTTTGTCTCCATCTGCATCTGTGAATGAAATCAAAAAGGCTTATAGGAAACTTGCGCTTAAGTATCATCCTGATGTTAATAAAGAG GACAATGCACAGGAGAAATTTTTGAGGATAAAACATGCATACAATACATTGCTAAATTCTAGTTCCCGCAGAAAGTATGATTCTGGAAATCGTGGTTCTAACTCTTCTCAAAGAAGCCAGAGTTGGAATCAACAAGTTGAAGAAGAATTTTATGGATTAG GAGACTTCTTTAAGGATCTTCAAGAAGAATTCAAGAACTGGGAAGCCAGTGCGGCTTCACAAGGAAAGCCGAAGAGCTTATGGGAGGAGTTGTCG GAAATAGGCGAAGAATTTGTGGAGTTCCTCGAGAAAGAACTCAATATTGTTGATTCAAATGACAATCCTCAGGGAGGAAATTCATCTAATTTATATGAAACAGAGACACCAAGTAACAGCACTCAAGGTGGAGCTAACGTTGAGGATAACCTTGATGAAATAGAAGCAACTCTAGCTAGGTTAAAAAAGGAGTTAGGCTTATAG
- the LOC11418084 gene encoding protein TOC75, chloroplastic, producing the protein MQLSPSQLQNMSSLVPSNNIFSGPRKNNNKPSLPKCNNNYSQPSRRRLAFKPLTIITAAAISVHCNKPVFLYGNITGGGINGGSGSGGWWFGGGGGGGGGFWSRFFTPAAAIADETKSDEFDSHGMPVNITIQLNKLSGFKKYKISDITFFDKKRKTKTSSDDSFSEMITIVPGGVYTRAQLQKELDGLTSSGMFEKVDLEGKTNADGTVGITVSYSESTWEAAEKFRCMNVGMMPQTKPIELDSDMTEKERMKQYLSQEREYKRRMEKARPCILPNTVHLEIMDMMRKERSLSARLLQKIRDRVQKWYHDQGYACAQVVNFGNLNTKEVVCEVVEGDISQLQVQFIDKLGNVVEGNTQATVIHRELPKELRPGNTFNIEAGKQALKNINSLSLFSNIEVNPRPDETSEGGIIVEIKVKEMDQKTADVSTEWSIIPGRGGYPTLASLQPGGTISFEHRNLQGLNRALSGSITTSNFFNPQDDLAFKMEYAHPYFDGVDNPRNRTLHVSCFNSRKLSPVFTGGPGLDEVPPIWVDRGGVKANITENFTPQSKFTYGLVMEEITTRDEGNQICANGQRVLPGGGISADGPPTSLGGTGIDHMAFLQANITRDNTRFVNGAVVGARNMFQVDQGLGIGTQFPFFNRHQLTLTRFIQLMFVEEGAGKPPPPVLVLHGRYGGCVGDLPSYDAFTLGGPYSVRGYNMGELGAARNMLELAAELRIPVKGMHVYGFAEHGNDLGSSKDVKGNPTEVYRRMGQGSSYGVGAKLGLVRAEYAIDHNSGTGALYLRFGERF; encoded by the exons ATGCAGCTATCACCTTCTCAACTGCAAAACATGTCTTCTCTTGTTCCATCCAACAACATCTTTTCCGGCCCTcgcaaaaacaacaacaaaccttCTCTCCctaaatgcaacaacaactACTCTCAACCTTCCCGTCGCCGCCTTGCCTTCAAACCCCTCACCATCATCACCGCCGCTGCCATTTCCGTCCACTGTAACAAACCTGTTTTCCTCTACGGCAACATCACTGGTGGTGGAATTAATGGTGGCAGTGGTAGTGGAGGATGGTGGTttggcggtggtggtggtggtggtggtggatttTGGTCTAGGTTTTTTACTCCAGCAGCAGCAATTgctgatgaaactaaatctgaTGAATTTGATTCTCATGGTATGCCTGTCAATATAACTATTCAATTGAACAAACTCAGTGGTTTTAAGAAATACAAGATTTCTGATATTACTTTTTTCGATAAGAAACGAAAAACAAAAACTAGTTCTGATGATTCTTTTAGTGAAATGATTACTATTGTTCCGGGCGGAGTTTATACTAGGGCCCAATTACAGAAGGAGTTGGATGGTTTAACATCAAGTGGAATGTTTGAAAAGGTTGATCTTGAAGGGAAGACAAATGCTGATGGAACTGTTGGAATCACGGTTTCGTATAGTGAGAGTACTTGGGAGGCTGCCGAGAAGTTTCGTTGTATGAATGTTGGTATGATGCCGCAGACAAAGCCGATTGAGTTGGATTCTGATATGACTGAGAAGGAGAGGATGAAACAGTATTTGAGTCAGGAGAGGGAGTATAAGAGGAGGATGGAGAAGGCGAGGCCGTGTATTTTGCCAAATACGGTTCATTTGGAGATTATGGATATGATGAGGAAAGAGAGGAGTTTGAGTGCTAGGTTGTTGCAGAAGATTAGGGATAGGGTTCAGAAGTGGTATCATGATCAAGGGTATGCTTGTGCTCAAGTGGTTAATTTTGGAAATCTTAATACGAAAGAAGTTGTTTGTGAGGTTGTTGAAGGTGATATCAGTCAATTGCAAGTTCAGTTCATCGATAAGCTTGGCAATGTTGTTGAAGGCAATACTCAAGCCACTGTGATACATAGAGAGCTTCCCAAAGAG CTGCGTCCGGGTAACACCTTTAATATTGAAGCAGGGAAGCAAgctttaaaaaacataaattccCTTTCTTTGTTTTCGAATATTGAGGTTAATCCACGGCCTGATGAGACCAGTGAGGGAGGCATAATTGTTGAAATTAAGGTAAAAGAGATGGATCAGAAGACGGCTGATGTCAGTACTGAATGGAGTATTATCCCTGGACGTGGAGGGTATCCGACTCTG GCCTCACTTCAACCTGGTGGAACTATTTCTTTTGAGCATCGGAATCTGCAAGGACTGAATAGAGCTCTTAGTGGTTCCATTACAACCAGCAACTTCTTCAACCCTCAG GATGATCTTGCATTTAAGATGGAGTACGCACATCCATATTTTGATGGTGTCGATAATCCACGAAACCGAACTCTTCATGTAAGCTGTTTCAATAGCCGAAAGCTGAGTCCAGTATTCACTGGGGGCCCCGGGCTGGATGAAGTGCCACCAATATGGGTTGATCGCGGTGGTGTCAAAGCTAATATTACAGAG AATTTCACGCCACAGAGTAAATTCACTTATGGACTTGTAATGGAAGAGATAACAACTCGCGACGAAGGTAATCAAATCTGTGCAAATGGTCAAAGAGTACTACCTGGTGGTGGAATTAGTGCAGATGGACCTCCCACCAGCCTCGGTGGTACTGGCATTGATCACATGGCATTTTTACAAGCGAATATCACTCGTGATAACACACGTTTTGTGAATGGAGCTGTAGTTGGAGCGAGAAATATGTTCCAG GTAGATCAAGGCCTAGGCATTGGCACCCAGTTCCCATTCTTCAATCGTCACCAGCTAACTCTGACACGGTTTATCCAGTTGATGTTTGTGGAGGAAGGAGCTGGTAAACCACCCCCACCAGTTCTTGTCCTCCATGGCCGCTATGGTGGTTGTGTAGGCGATCTTCCAAGTTATGATGCTTTTACTCTTGGTGGCCCTTATTCTGTAAGGGGTTACAACATGGGTGAACTTGGTGCTGCCAGAAACATGCTGGAG CTTGCAGCTGAGTTACGGATACCTGTTAAAGGCATGCATGTCTATGGTTTTGCAGAGCATGGGAATGATCTAGGGAGTTCAAAGGATGTCAAAGGGAATCCTACAGAAGTCTATAGGCGAATGGGTCAAGGTTCATCTTATGGTGTTGGTGCTAAGCTTGGTTTGGTCAGAGCAGAATATGCCATTGATCATAACTCAGGAACTGGTGCATTATATTTACGTTTTGGAGAGAGGTTTTAA
- the LOC11414017 gene encoding putative protein TPRXL: protein MPYPERTLKHVDTKPRSPTIATMEQFLRGNWDSSRMSPTYSPTSPSPSSPFFERMKNHDPEEDQSLYQRKSVLAKVKERARKLVLRNSLSRKRQDDDNITPSWGVSLEDEEGEEEEDAEYLGAPIYESELAPDEYKENARQHPRANPVISEKRVLKIVKPGEQDQENALSPIKSPTTRTTFPQLAPITTNSSNQNMTMTNQKPTLSNVEGSNASSHSAPSKYGVCSITPVAPLSSSMMQNSSSSSSFSSAPSSAKNTISPKSSYPSQALMSPRRSSSNGIGVIEKVKGAVNSFLRNDVQPQQKNVVKNPITHTNSSQRNNTTQEVGQGVENRGRLLQTN from the exons ATGCCTTACCCGGAACGCACGTTGAAACATGTTGATACGAAACCACGAAGTCCTACAATTGCTACCATGGAACAATTCCTCCGAGGTAATT GGGATTCCTCTAGGATGTCACCAACCTACTCTCCCACCTCTCCTTCCCCTTCTTCTCCTTTCTTTGAGAGGATGAAGAACCATGACCCTGAAGAAGATCAAAGTCTCTATCAGAGAAAATCTGTTCTCGCCAAAGTGAAGGAGAGGGCCAGGAAATTAGTATTGCGTAACAGCCTCAGCAGGAAAAGACAGGACGACGATAATATCACTCCATCTTGGGGCGTTAGCTTAGAAGacgaagaaggagaagaagaagaagatgccGAGTACCTTGGAGCTCCAA TCTATGAATCAGAGTTGGCACCAGATGAATACAAAGAAAATGCAAGACAACATCCAAGAGCGAATCCAGTAATATCCGAGAAGCGCGTTTTGAAGATAGTGAAACCAGGAGAGCAAGATCAAGAAAATGCACTTAGTCCTATCAAGtccccaacaacaagaacaacatTTCCTCAACTTGCACCAATAACTACAAATAGTTCAAATCAGAACATGACAATGACTAATCAGAAACCAACACTATCCAACGTTGAAGGATCAAATGCATCATCTCATTCTGCACCCTCAAAATATGGTGTTTGTTCTATAACCCCTGTTGCTCCTCTTAGTTCATCAATGATGcaaaattcatcatcatcatcttcattttcatctGCTCCATCGAGTGCGAAGAATACTATTAGCCCTAAAAGTTCATATCCTTCTCAAGCATTAATGAGTCCTAGAAGAAGTAGTTCTAATGGTATTGGTGTGATAGAGAAGGTGAAAGGAGCTGTGAATTCTTTTCTAAGAAATGATGTACAACCACAACAGAAAAATGTTGTAAAAAATCCTATAACACATACTAATTCTTCACAAAGAAACAACACTACTCAAGAAG TTGGTCAAGGAGTTGAGAACCGTGGGAGACTTCTTCAGACAAATTAA
- the LOC11422169 gene encoding uncharacterized protein produces the protein MENKGDLLVKRNRPPTRLQRHAPTSLDIDKVHDDRPSNPFGDSSKAIPLLSPLILSPKPLIYADITFQALKSENSNYRDEGSRSSSLTSGSGWEHPAIASYPNPSSLCNFFQKQCVFANHA, from the coding sequence atggagAACAAAGGTGATTTATTGGTAAAGAGGAATAGACCCCCTACAAGGCTACAAAGGCATGCACCAACCTCTCTTGACATTGATAAGGTTCACGATGATCGTCCCTCTAACCCTTTTGGTGATTCTTCAAAGGCTATTCCATTGTTATCACCACTCATTCTATCTCCAAAGCCATTAATCTATGCAGACATTACATTTCAAGCTCTTAAATCAGAGAATAGCAATTATAGAGATGAGGGTAGTAGGAGTTCATCTTTGACGTCGGGCTCAGGGTGGGAACATCCAGCAATTGCTTCATATCCAAATCCATCTTCTTTGTGTAACTTCTTCCAGAAGCAATGTGTTTTCGCCAACCATGCCTAG